The following are encoded together in the Onychostoma macrolepis isolate SWU-2019 chromosome 03, ASM1243209v1, whole genome shotgun sequence genome:
- the LOC131533715 gene encoding trinucleotide repeat-containing gene 6A protein-like isoform X3 has translation MAPIRDSVSHSPNQTGLEHAGLEPQYENSPWSSGSPCSDSNSNWGKVIVDKGPWPSITGSDPELASECMDADSASSSGSEKNLSMMASGSTGGDNNGNRQGSHFMVANGSNNVGNGSVKGPWGMSNGSMLSTCQGSGEGPSSKLAESSHGKINAWGTQGSSTNVGINPSTLNPNANHGAWPVLQNTGPNPHGPAGNGNGGTNTQQSTIGQTPSMQSINSKMSWGCLQENMSEAEVNGTNKVPSGQPQNLNTEFNGPNNTTNTMTSSLPNSTGSMQMNEQPPGHRAWPMSTGGSPQLPISPVSNGTSISQHGNSEGINSGSYGTAWGVPPGTNYSGDKCPVPKGQAVGDTVNATLMQSGANGSSVSAASLKNNNNNGMGGRGGGWDSAPATSQSMSWGAGNGVGPAGIPRPWGSASSSSSSSSSSSSNTGTKVSNGEWNTLPSNSQHSNDSTNGSRKGTNGWKSLEDDALGIGSSGQASQGSTWNKSTGSEGSGESSGGCSERDGQRSGSRRRGNQQGTINAALSKIDVDPRVLSNTGWGQTPVRQNTVWDVSSSDKKTGNGQTGWGSAPPQASKSGGWGDGPSTNKSSDSSVSGWTETKPSTGWVEPKGSVVQSGWEDAPSVTMNKGGSSWNGAKDEKSSSWNNPPKAKQGWGGEGWGGEGPKGNHWGEPQKSGSGGWDSDSDRSGSGWSEPGRCGTSNTWGGSGGTNTPDQSGPTTRWGEPPKTNNQNQTWGEPIKSSHSNPTWGDNAKPNNSSEWGKSQDSSMGTFRSGSTSQTGAPGQNKPTRWLGGPMPTASKEEESTGWEEPSPESIRRRMEIDDGTSAWGDPNKYKYSNVNLWNKNTAGEQDGMAVSQPPQAQSAMAPKEKNCSSGWGEPYGGPQKMDSSTWGEHAAPPVTVDNGTSAWGKPVDTGSSWEESGRENSGGSGWSNAAIGQQSQHKSGSKPMQDNWGGEEMSMTGHSNWEEEVEVGMWNNNPSQEVNQTGNWPYKKMTPKLNKGPNKQDDSPWMNQIVKQFNNMYPRDSAEDSLKSNKMDMSGGMTDKRIDVDKHVLNIGEYGKNPASRHQIHKDSPIDRNPYVDKNVNMYGVGNAAAQGRNAQQPPAQPLNSSQPSLRNQVPPPLLPSQVPPPLLKYSANNGGLNPLFGPQQVAMLNQLSQLNQLSQLSQINQLQRLILQQKAQNQRAMPVNSRQQQEQGRGLGPSQQMIQPPRHLDPSLMKQQTSPQPPSLHQPMKSYMENFMPPNASDLQKEQSSLSSFSNFPLGGCPPHLNVGQTDSLLHQAAKPNTMFASDMSGYQPAGISQSHSLLAPPLSNGHMVPGSPINPRVGKNFCPDSSSLPARGLNLNVSHLDIGSVGFKEPQSRLKKWTAMDISVNSPLDQNPSKSGAITSGLRLEDSPFGPYDFINASNAPISPPGSVGDGWPSRAKSPHGSTNVNWPPEFRPGEPWKGYPNIDPETDPFVTPGSVINNLSINTVRDVDHLRDRNNGPSSSLNTTLPSNSAWTSIRASNHNSSLSSTAQSTSARNSDSKWSPGTVTNTSLAHELWKVPLPSKGISAPSRPPPGLTGQKQPSSWDNSSLRLAGWGSAESRFNSGSSWGDSSSGRTNWLVLKNLTPQIDGSTLRTLCMQHGPLITFHLNLPHGNAVVCYSSKEEAAKAQKSLHMCVLGNTTILAEFASEEEINRFFAQGQSMTASPSWQTLGSSQNRIGSIEGSHPFPNRTDPNHWNGSGLSGAGSGDLHGSSLWGVPNYSTSLWGSPSGGEGGRINSPSPINSFLPVDHLTGGGESM, from the exons gtttggaacatgcTGGTCTGGAGCCTCAGTATGAAAATTCACCGTGGAGCTCTGGCTCACCTTGCAGCGACTCAAACAGCAACTGGGGAAAAGTTATTGTAGATAAGGGGCCCTGGCCCTCCATCACTGGTAGTGACCCAGAGTTAGCCTCAGAATGTATGGATGCTGACTCTGCCTCCAGCTCTGGGTCAGAAAAAAATCTTAGTATGATGGCGTCTGGGAGCACTGGTGGTGACAACAATGGCAATAGACAAGGTTCTCATTTCATGGTTGCAAATGGCAGCAATAATGTGGGTAATGGGAGTGTTAAGGGGCCTTGGGGTATGTCCAATGGCTCGATGCTAAGCACATGTCAAGGCTCCGGCGAGGGCCCCAGCAGCAAGCTGGCAGAAAGCAGCCATGGCAAAATAAATGCATGGGGTACCCAAGGTTCCTCAACCAATGTAGGTATAAATCCAAGCACTTTGAACCCAAATGCCAACCATGGTGCCTGGCCCGTTCTTCAGAACACTGGGCCCAACCCCCATGGGCCTGCGGGGAATGGAAATGGTGGCACCAACACTCAACAAAGCACCATAGGTCAAACACCCAGCATGCAGAGTATCAACTCTAAGATGTCCTGGGGATGCCTGCAGGAAAATATGTCCGAAGCTGAAGTCAATGGTACAAACAAGGTTCCAAGTGGGCAGCCTCAAAACCTTAACACTGAATTTAATGGACCAAATAACACTACTAACACGATGACCTCTAGTTTACCAAACTCTACAGGTTCAATGCAGATGAATGAACAGCCCCCAGGGCACCGAGCTTGGCCTATGAGTACAGGGGGCTCCCCTCAGCTCCCTATTTCTCCAGTCTCTAATGGCACTTCCAtttctcaacatggcaacagtGAGGGAATTAACAGCGGGTCTTATGGTACAGCATGGGGCGTTCCGCCCGGCACTAATTACTCTGGAGACAAATGTCCCGTCCCTAAAGGCCAAGCTGTGGGCGACACTGTGAATGCAACTCTAATGCAGTCTGGAGCCAATGGCTCCTCTGTGAGTGCTGCTTctttaaagaataataataataacgggATGGGCGGTCGTGGAGGAGGTTGGGACTCAGCGCCCGCTACCTCACAAAGTATGTCTTGGGGAGCAGGCAATGGTGTGGGCCCAGCTGGGATCCCTCGCCCCTGGGGGAGTGCCTCCTCCTCCTCgtcttcctcttcctcatcctcttcaAACACTGGCACTAAGGTCTCAAACGGGGAGTGGAACACTTTGCCCAGCAACAGTCAGCATTCCAATGATAGCACGAATGGAAGCAGGAAGGGAACAAATGGATGGAAGTCCTTGGAGGATGATGCTCTTGGTATAGGGAGCTCTGGTCAAGCGTCACAAGGCAGCACATGGAACAAATCTACAGGCAGTGAAGGAAGTGGAGAGAGCTCAGGAGGTTGCAGTGAGAGGGATGGGCAACGTAGTGGCAGCCGAAGGAGGGGTAATCAGCAGGGCACGATCAACGCAGCTCTCTCTAAAATCGACGTGGACCCCAGGGTGCTGTCCAACACGGGGTGGGGACAAACTCCAGTCCGTCAGAACACTGTGTGGGATGTTTCAAGCTCTGATAAAAAGACAGGAAATGGACAGACAGGCTGGGGTAGCGCTCCCCCTCAGGCGTCTAAATCAGGTGGTTGGGGAGATGGGCCCAGCACCAACAAAAGTAGCGATTCTTCAGTGTCTGGGTGGACTGAAACAAAACCTTCAACTGGCTGGGTAGAACCCAAAGGCTCAGTTGTGCAAAGTGGATGGGAGGATGCACCTTCTGTTACAATGAACAAGGGTGGTTCCTCATGGAATGGTGCTAAGGATGAGAAGTCCTCCTCTTGGAATAATCCGCCGAAAGCAAAGCAGGGATGGGGTGGAGAGGGATGGGGCGGAGAAGGCCCGAAGGGAAACCATTGGGGAGAGCCCCAGAAGTCTGGTTCAGGTGGCTGGGACAGTGACAGCGACCGCTCTGGATCGGGCTGGAGTGAGCCTGGCCGGTGCGGGACAAGCAACACCTGGGGAGGCAGCGGAGGAACCAACACTCCTGACCAGAGTGGCCCAACCACAAGATGGGGAGAGCCACCCAAGACCAACAATCAAAACCAAACCTGGGGCGAACCAATCAAATCAAGCCACTCCAATCCCACCTGGGGCGACAATGCAAAACCGAACAACTCTTCTGAGTGGGGCAAGTCCCAAGATTCCAGCATGGGAACGTTCAGGAGTGGGAGCACCTCTCAGACTGGAGCCCCTGGTCAGAACAAGCCTACAAGATGGCTGGGAGGCCCGATGCCTACTGCCTCCAAAGAAGAAGAATCCACTGGATGGGAAGAGCCATCACCTGAATCCATCAGGCGTAGAATGGAGATCGATGATGGTACTTCAGCATGGGGAGATCccaacaaatataaatacagcAACGTAAATTTGTGGAACAAGAACACTGCTGGAGAGCAGGATGGCATGGCTGTTTCTCAGCCCCCACAAGCCCAAAGCGCCATGGCTCCAAAGGAAAAGAACTGCAGCTCAG GGTGGGGAGAGCCATATGGTGGGCCACAAAAAATGGACTCCTCTACCTGGGGTGAGCATGCTGCTCCACCTGTCACTGTGGACAATGGCACGTCTGCTTGGGGAAAGCCTGTCGATACAGGTTCCAGCTGGGAAGAGTCGGGGAGGGAAAACTCAGGAGGCAGTGGCTGGAGCAACGCTGCTATAGGACAGCAGTCACAGCACAAGTCTG GATCCAAACCTATGCAAGATAACTGGGGCGGAGAAGAGATGTCCATGACAGGGCACTCCAACTGGGAGGAGGAAGTGGAAGTAGGCATGTGGAACAACAATCCATCACAAGAAGTGAACCAAACTGGAAACTGGCCCTACAAGAAGATGACTCCAAAG CTGAACAAAGGACCCAACAAGCAAGATGATTCTCCATGGATGAATCAGATTGTGAAACAGTTTAACAACATGTACCCT AGGGATTCTGCTGAAGACTCCCTGAAGAGCAATAAGATGGATATGTCTGGAG GAATGACAGACAAGCGCATCGATGTTGACAAGCATGTTCTTAATATCGGAGAGTACGGGAAAAATCCTGCTTCACGCCATCAGATCCACAAAGACTCTCCTATAGACCGTAATCCCTATGTGGATAAG AATGTAAACATGTACGGTGTCGGTAATGCAGCAGCACAGGGCCGGAATGCCCAGCAGCCTCCAGCACAACCTCTGAACTCCTCTCAGCCCAGTCTACGCAACCAAGTGCCTCCTCCACTACTTCCCTCTCAG gtccCGCCACCCCTGTTGAAGTACTCTGCCAATAATGGAGGTCTGAACCCTCTGTTTGGCCCACAGCAGGTGGCTATGCTGAACCAGCTGTCCCAGCTCAACCAACTGTCTCAGCTTTCTCAGATTAATCAGTTACAG CGTCTCATTTTGCAGCAAAAAGCGCAAAACCAGAGGGCCATGCCTGTTAACAGCCGCCAGCAACAGGAACAG GGTCGTGGTCTGGGTCCATCCCAGCAGATGATCCAGCCTCCCCGCCATCTCGATCCCTCCCTGATGAAGCAGCAGACTTCCCCTCAGCCACCCTCGCTGCACCAGCCCATGAAGTCCTATATGGAGAACTTCATGCCCCCCAATGCCTCTGACCTGCAGAAAGAACAAAGTTCCCTGAGCTCGTTCAGTAATTTCCCTTTAGGTGGGTGTCCTCCCCATCTTAATGTAGGCCAGACTGACTCTTTGTTGCACCAAGCTGCCAAGCCCAACACGATGTTTGCCTCTGACATGTCAGGCTATCAGCCAGCTGGCATTAGTCAAAGTCATAGCCTCCTAGCCCCACCTCTGAGCAATGGCCACATGGTGCCAGGCTCTCCCATCAACCCTCGGGTAGGAAAGAACTTCTGTCCTGACAGCAGCTCTCTGCCAGCAAGAG GTTTGAACTTGAATGTAAGCCACCTCGACATTGGCAGTGTTGGTTTTAAGGAGCCACAGTCCCGTCTGAAGAAGTGGACTGCCATGGACATTTCCGTTAACTCGCCACTTGATCAAAACCCCAGCAAATCTG GTGCTATAACATCTGGCCTGAGGCTTGAAGACTCACCCTTTGGTCCATATGACTTCATCAATGCCAGTAACGCTCCCATCAGTCCTCCTGGCTCTGTGGGAGATGGCTGGCCCAGCCGTGCCAAATCACCTCATGGTTCCACAAATGTCAACTGGCCACCAG AGTTCCGTCCTGGTGAGCCCTGGAAAGGATATCCAAACATTGATCCTGAAACTGACCCATTTGTCACTCCTGGCAGTGTGATTAATAATCTCTCCATTAATACAGTCCGGGATGTTGATCACCTCAGGGACAGGAACAATG GGCCATCCTCATCACTTAACACCACGCTGCCTTCAAATAGTGCCTGGACATCCATTCGTGCCTCCAACCACAATAGTTCCCTCAGCAGTACAGCACAAAGCACTTCAG CCAGAAACAGTGACTCCAAATGGTCTCCTGGTACAGTCACCAACACCTCTTTGGCTCATGAGCTGTGGAAGGTTCCTCTCCCCTCAAAAGGTATCTCTGCTCCGTCCCGCCCCCCGCCTGGCCTGACTGGCCAGAAACAGCCCTCATCTTGGGACAACAGCTCTCTGAGACTGGCAGGCTGGGGTAGCGCTGAATCCAGATTCAACTCTG GTTCCAGCTGGGGTGACAGCAGCTCAGGGAGAACTAATTGGCTTGTTCTCAAAAACCTCACACCTCAG ATTGATGGCTCCACCTTGCGAACTCTGTGCATGCAGCACGGTCCACTGATCACATTCCATCTGAACCTTCCCCATGGCAACGCTGTAGTCTGCTACAGCTCTAAGGAGGAGGCGGCAAAAGCCCAGAAGTCACTGCACAT GTGTGTTTTAGGGAACACTACTATTCTTGCAGAGTTTGCTAGTGAAGAGGAAATTAATCGTTTCTTTGCACAAGGTCAGTCAATGACTGCCTCTCCCAGCTGGCAGACGCTGGGCTCTTCTCAGAACCGGATCGGATCCATCGAGGGTTCTCACCCCTTCCCAAACCGCACTGATCCAAATCACTGGAACGGCAGCGGGCTGTCAGGAGCTGGCAGCGGAGACCTGCATGGCTCGTCTCTCTGGGGCGTTCCCAATTACTCCACAAGCCTGTGGGGCAGCCCCAGTGGTGGTGAGGGGGGGAGAATCAACAGTCCCTCCCCCATCAACTCCTTCCTTCCTGTTGACCACCTGACGGGAGGTGGGGAGTCCATGTAG